A single region of the Hirundo rustica isolate bHirRus1 chromosome 17, bHirRus1.pri.v3, whole genome shotgun sequence genome encodes:
- the THOC5 gene encoding THO complex subunit 5 homolog isoform X1 — protein MSSESSKKRKPKVIRTDGVPAEGKRGKGDTDQDVRYYSEESEVDLRDPIKDYELYRETCQELQRLMAEIQELKSRGIKENASEIDERRVQSCVHFMTLKKLNRLAHIRLKKGRDQTHEAKQKVDAYHLQLQNLLYEVMHLQKEITKCLEFKSKHEEIELVSLEEFYKEAPPEISRPAITLSEPHQQTLARLDWELEQRKRLAEKYKECLTSKEKILKEIEVKKEYLSSLQPRLNSIMQASLPVQEYLFMPFDQAHKQYETARHLPPPLYVLFVQASAYGQACDKKLVVAIEGSVEEAKALYKPPEDSQDDESDSDAEEEQTTKRRRPTLGVQLDDKRKEMLKRHPLSVTLDLKCKDENVLHLTFYYLMNLNVMTVKAKVTTAVEMTTAISAGDLLSPDSLLNCLYPGDHGRKTPNPANQFQFDKVGILTLSDYVTELGHPYVWVQKLGGLHFPKEQPQHTVAADNSLSASHMELTVKLLRSRLQSRLALHKQFASLEHGVVPVSSECQQLFPTKIVSRLVKWTAIPYEDYAELPYTKDVIEAGLAEDTHLYYMALIERGTAKLQAAVVLNPGYSTLPPVFSLCLNWKGERNSSNDDNIRAMESEVNVYYKELWGPKPGYQLLTNQLQRLCMVLDVYLETEPHDPSVEGPKEFPQEKMCLRLVRGPLRLKPFKFNYPQGFFSHR, from the exons ATGTCCTCTGAGTCCAGCAAGAAGAGGAAGCCCAAGGTGATCCGCACGGATGGGGTCCCAGCCGAGGGCAAGCGGGGCAAGGGCGACACGGACCAG GATGTCAGGTACTACAGCGAGGAGAGCGAGGTGGATCTGCGCGACCCCATCAAGGACTACGAGCTCTACAGGGAGACCTGCCAGGAGCTCCAGAGGCTCATGGCAGAGATCCAGGAGCTGAAGAGCCGGGGCATCAAGGAAAAT GCCTCGGAGATCGACGAGCGGCGCGTCCAGAGCTGTGTCCACTTCATGACCCTGAAGAAGCTGAACCGCCTGGCTCACATCCGGCTGAAGAAAGGCAGGGACCAGACCCACGAG GCAAAGCAGAAGGTCGATGCCTatcacctgcagctccagaaCCTGCTCTACGAGGTGATGCACCTGCAGAAAGAGATCACCAAGTGCCTGGAGTTCAA ATCCAAACACGAGGAGATCGAGCTGGTGAGCTTGGAGGAGTTCTACAAAGAGGCCCCCCCTGAAATCAGCCGCCCTGCCATCACCCTGAGTGAGCCCCACCAGCAGACCCTGGCCCGCCTGGactgggagctggagcagcgcaAGAG GCTGGCAGAGAAGTACAAGGAGTGCCTGACCAGCAAGGAGAAGATCCTGAAGGAGATCGAGGTGAAGAAGGAATATCTGAGCAGCTTGCAGCCTCGACTCAACAGCATCATGCAG GCCTCCCTGCCTGTCCAGGAGTACCTGTTCATGCCCTTTGACCAGGCTCACAAGCAGTACGAGACCGCCCGGCACCTCCCGCCGCCTCTCTACGTCCTCTTTGTCCAAGCCAGCGCCTATGGACAGGCCTGTG ATAAGAAGCTTGTGGTGGCCATTGAAGGGAGCGTGGAGGAGGCCAAAGCCCTTTATAAACCACCTGAGGACTCGCAGG ACGATGAGAGCGATTCCGACGCAGAGGAGGAGCAAACCACG AAGCGGCGCAGGCCCACCCTGGGCGTGCAGCTGGACGACAAACGCAAGGAGATGCTGAAGCGACACCCCTTGTCCGTCACCCTCGACCTGAAGTGCAAAg ATGAGAACGTGCTTCACCTGACCTTCTACTACCTGATGAACCTCAATGTCATGACGGTAAAAGCCAAGGTGACCACTGCTGTGGAGATGACCACGGCCATCAGTGCTGG GGACCTGCTCTCCCCAGACTCCCTCCTCAACTGCCTCTATCCTGGGGACCACGGGAGGAAAACGCCCAACCCCGCCAACCAGTTCCAGTTCGATAAAGTGGG CATCCTGACCCTGAGTGACTAcgtgacagagctgggacaccccTACGTGTGGGTGCAGAAGCTGGGCGGCCTGCATTTCCCCAAGGAACAGCCTCAG cacacGGTGGCTGCTGACAATTCCCTGAGTGCCAGCCACATGGAGCTGACGGTGAAGCTGCTGCGGAGCCGCCTGCAGTCCCGCCTGGCCCTGCACAAGCAGTTTGCATCCCTCG AGCACGGCGTTGTGCCCGTGTCCAGCGAGTGCCAGCAGCTCTTCCCGACCAAAATCGTCTCACGCCTGGTGAAGTGGACTGCCATTCCCTATGAGGATTATGCT gAGCTGCCCTACACTAAGGATGTGATAGAGGCCGGCTTGGCTGAAGACACCCACCTCTACTACATGGCCCTGATAGAGAGGGGAACAG ccaAGCTCCAGGCGGCCGTGGTGCTGAATCCCGGCTATTCCACGCTGCCTCCCGTCTTCAGCCTGTGCCTGAACTGGAAGGGAGAGCGGAACAGCAGCAACGACGACAACATCCGG GCCATGGAGAGCGAGGTCAATGTCTACTACAAGGAGCTGTGGGGGCCCAAACCCGGCTACCAGCTGCTCACCAACCAGCTGCAGCGCCTGTGCATGGTGCTGGACGTGTACCTGGAGACAGAGCCCCACGATCCCAGCGTGGAGGGGCCCAAGGAATTCCCCCAGGAGAAGATGTGTCTGCGCCTGGTCag GGGTCCCCTGCGCCTGAAACCCTTCAAGTTCAACTATCCCCAGGGGTTCTTCAGCCACCgctga
- the THOC5 gene encoding THO complex subunit 5 homolog isoform X4, translating to MSSESSKKRKPKDVRYYSEESEVDLRDPIKDYELYRETCQELQRLMAEIQELKSRGIKENASEIDERRVQSCVHFMTLKKLNRLAHIRLKKGRDQTHEAKQKVDAYHLQLQNLLYEVMHLQKEITKCLEFKSKHEEIELVSLEEFYKEAPPEISRPAITLSEPHQQTLARLDWELEQRKRLAEKYKECLTSKEKILKEIEVKKEYLSSLQPRLNSIMQASLPVQEYLFMPFDQAHKQYETARHLPPPLYVLFVQASAYGQACDKKLVVAIEGSVEEAKALYKPPEDSQDDESDSDAEEEQTTKRRRPTLGVQLDDKRKEMLKRHPLSVTLDLKCKDENVLHLTFYYLMNLNVMTVKAKVTTAVEMTTAISAGDLLSPDSLLNCLYPGDHGRKTPNPANQFQFDKVGILTLSDYVTELGHPYVWVQKLGGLHFPKEQPQHTVAADNSLSASHMELTVKLLRSRLQSRLALHKQFASLEHGVVPVSSECQQLFPTKIVSRLVKWTAIPYEDYAELPYTKDVIEAGLAEDTHLYYMALIERGTAKLQAAVVLNPGYSTLPPVFSLCLNWKGERNSSNDDNIRAMESEVNVYYKELWGPKPGYQLLTNQLQRLCMVLDVYLETEPHDPSVEGPKEFPQEKMCLRLVRGPLRLKPFKFNYPQGFFSHR from the exons ATGTCCTCTGAGTCCAGCAAGAAGAGGAAGCCCAAG GATGTCAGGTACTACAGCGAGGAGAGCGAGGTGGATCTGCGCGACCCCATCAAGGACTACGAGCTCTACAGGGAGACCTGCCAGGAGCTCCAGAGGCTCATGGCAGAGATCCAGGAGCTGAAGAGCCGGGGCATCAAGGAAAAT GCCTCGGAGATCGACGAGCGGCGCGTCCAGAGCTGTGTCCACTTCATGACCCTGAAGAAGCTGAACCGCCTGGCTCACATCCGGCTGAAGAAAGGCAGGGACCAGACCCACGAG GCAAAGCAGAAGGTCGATGCCTatcacctgcagctccagaaCCTGCTCTACGAGGTGATGCACCTGCAGAAAGAGATCACCAAGTGCCTGGAGTTCAA ATCCAAACACGAGGAGATCGAGCTGGTGAGCTTGGAGGAGTTCTACAAAGAGGCCCCCCCTGAAATCAGCCGCCCTGCCATCACCCTGAGTGAGCCCCACCAGCAGACCCTGGCCCGCCTGGactgggagctggagcagcgcaAGAG GCTGGCAGAGAAGTACAAGGAGTGCCTGACCAGCAAGGAGAAGATCCTGAAGGAGATCGAGGTGAAGAAGGAATATCTGAGCAGCTTGCAGCCTCGACTCAACAGCATCATGCAG GCCTCCCTGCCTGTCCAGGAGTACCTGTTCATGCCCTTTGACCAGGCTCACAAGCAGTACGAGACCGCCCGGCACCTCCCGCCGCCTCTCTACGTCCTCTTTGTCCAAGCCAGCGCCTATGGACAGGCCTGTG ATAAGAAGCTTGTGGTGGCCATTGAAGGGAGCGTGGAGGAGGCCAAAGCCCTTTATAAACCACCTGAGGACTCGCAGG ACGATGAGAGCGATTCCGACGCAGAGGAGGAGCAAACCACG AAGCGGCGCAGGCCCACCCTGGGCGTGCAGCTGGACGACAAACGCAAGGAGATGCTGAAGCGACACCCCTTGTCCGTCACCCTCGACCTGAAGTGCAAAg ATGAGAACGTGCTTCACCTGACCTTCTACTACCTGATGAACCTCAATGTCATGACGGTAAAAGCCAAGGTGACCACTGCTGTGGAGATGACCACGGCCATCAGTGCTGG GGACCTGCTCTCCCCAGACTCCCTCCTCAACTGCCTCTATCCTGGGGACCACGGGAGGAAAACGCCCAACCCCGCCAACCAGTTCCAGTTCGATAAAGTGGG CATCCTGACCCTGAGTGACTAcgtgacagagctgggacaccccTACGTGTGGGTGCAGAAGCTGGGCGGCCTGCATTTCCCCAAGGAACAGCCTCAG cacacGGTGGCTGCTGACAATTCCCTGAGTGCCAGCCACATGGAGCTGACGGTGAAGCTGCTGCGGAGCCGCCTGCAGTCCCGCCTGGCCCTGCACAAGCAGTTTGCATCCCTCG AGCACGGCGTTGTGCCCGTGTCCAGCGAGTGCCAGCAGCTCTTCCCGACCAAAATCGTCTCACGCCTGGTGAAGTGGACTGCCATTCCCTATGAGGATTATGCT gAGCTGCCCTACACTAAGGATGTGATAGAGGCCGGCTTGGCTGAAGACACCCACCTCTACTACATGGCCCTGATAGAGAGGGGAACAG ccaAGCTCCAGGCGGCCGTGGTGCTGAATCCCGGCTATTCCACGCTGCCTCCCGTCTTCAGCCTGTGCCTGAACTGGAAGGGAGAGCGGAACAGCAGCAACGACGACAACATCCGG GCCATGGAGAGCGAGGTCAATGTCTACTACAAGGAGCTGTGGGGGCCCAAACCCGGCTACCAGCTGCTCACCAACCAGCTGCAGCGCCTGTGCATGGTGCTGGACGTGTACCTGGAGACAGAGCCCCACGATCCCAGCGTGGAGGGGCCCAAGGAATTCCCCCAGGAGAAGATGTGTCTGCGCCTGGTCag GGGTCCCCTGCGCCTGAAACCCTTCAAGTTCAACTATCCCCAGGGGTTCTTCAGCCACCgctga
- the THOC5 gene encoding THO complex subunit 5 homolog isoform X2: MSSESSKKRKPKVIRTDGVPAEGKRGKGDTDQATQTLLWRVSTKLEDPSGICMVPSNPPDVRYYSEESEVDLRDPIKDYELYRETCQELQRLMAEIQELKSRGIKENASEIDERRVQSCVHFMTLKKLNRLAHIRLKKGRDQTHEAKQKVDAYHLQLQNLLYEVMHLQKEITKCLEFKSKHEEIELVSLEEFYKEAPPEISRPAITLSEPHQQTLARLDWELEQRKRLAEKYKECLTSKEKILKEIEVKKEYLSSLQPRLNSIMQASLPVQEYLFMPFDQAHKQYETARHLPPPLYVLFVQASAYGQACDKKLVVAIEGSVEEAKALYKPPEDSQDDESDSDAEEEQTTKRRRPTLGVQLDDKRKEMLKRHPLSVTLDLKCKDENVLHLTFYYLMNLNVMTVKAKVTTAVEMTTAISAGDLLSPDSLLNCLYPGDHGRKTPNPANQFQFDKVGILTLSDYVTELGHPYVWVQKLGGLHFPKEQPQHTVAADNSLSASHMELTVKLLRSRLQSRLALHKQFASLEHGVVPVSSECQQLFPTKIVSRLVKWTAIPYEDYAELPYTKDVIEAGLAEDTHLYYMALIERGTAKLQAAVVLNPGYSTLPPVFSLCLNWKGERNSSNDDNIRAMESEVNVYYKELWGPKPGYQLLTNQLQRLCMVLDVYLETEPHDPSVEGPKEFPQEKMCLRLVRGPLRLKPFKFNYPQGFFSHR; the protein is encoded by the exons ATGTCCTCTGAGTCCAGCAAGAAGAGGAAGCCCAAGGTGATCCGCACGGATGGGGTCCCAGCCGAGGGCAAGCGGGGCAAGGGCGACACGGACCAG GCGACACAAACACTCCTCTGGAGAGTGAGCACAAAGCTGGAAGATCCCTCAGGGATTTGCATGGTGCCTTCAAACCCTCCC GATGTCAGGTACTACAGCGAGGAGAGCGAGGTGGATCTGCGCGACCCCATCAAGGACTACGAGCTCTACAGGGAGACCTGCCAGGAGCTCCAGAGGCTCATGGCAGAGATCCAGGAGCTGAAGAGCCGGGGCATCAAGGAAAAT GCCTCGGAGATCGACGAGCGGCGCGTCCAGAGCTGTGTCCACTTCATGACCCTGAAGAAGCTGAACCGCCTGGCTCACATCCGGCTGAAGAAAGGCAGGGACCAGACCCACGAG GCAAAGCAGAAGGTCGATGCCTatcacctgcagctccagaaCCTGCTCTACGAGGTGATGCACCTGCAGAAAGAGATCACCAAGTGCCTGGAGTTCAA ATCCAAACACGAGGAGATCGAGCTGGTGAGCTTGGAGGAGTTCTACAAAGAGGCCCCCCCTGAAATCAGCCGCCCTGCCATCACCCTGAGTGAGCCCCACCAGCAGACCCTGGCCCGCCTGGactgggagctggagcagcgcaAGAG GCTGGCAGAGAAGTACAAGGAGTGCCTGACCAGCAAGGAGAAGATCCTGAAGGAGATCGAGGTGAAGAAGGAATATCTGAGCAGCTTGCAGCCTCGACTCAACAGCATCATGCAG GCCTCCCTGCCTGTCCAGGAGTACCTGTTCATGCCCTTTGACCAGGCTCACAAGCAGTACGAGACCGCCCGGCACCTCCCGCCGCCTCTCTACGTCCTCTTTGTCCAAGCCAGCGCCTATGGACAGGCCTGTG ATAAGAAGCTTGTGGTGGCCATTGAAGGGAGCGTGGAGGAGGCCAAAGCCCTTTATAAACCACCTGAGGACTCGCAGG ACGATGAGAGCGATTCCGACGCAGAGGAGGAGCAAACCACG AAGCGGCGCAGGCCCACCCTGGGCGTGCAGCTGGACGACAAACGCAAGGAGATGCTGAAGCGACACCCCTTGTCCGTCACCCTCGACCTGAAGTGCAAAg ATGAGAACGTGCTTCACCTGACCTTCTACTACCTGATGAACCTCAATGTCATGACGGTAAAAGCCAAGGTGACCACTGCTGTGGAGATGACCACGGCCATCAGTGCTGG GGACCTGCTCTCCCCAGACTCCCTCCTCAACTGCCTCTATCCTGGGGACCACGGGAGGAAAACGCCCAACCCCGCCAACCAGTTCCAGTTCGATAAAGTGGG CATCCTGACCCTGAGTGACTAcgtgacagagctgggacaccccTACGTGTGGGTGCAGAAGCTGGGCGGCCTGCATTTCCCCAAGGAACAGCCTCAG cacacGGTGGCTGCTGACAATTCCCTGAGTGCCAGCCACATGGAGCTGACGGTGAAGCTGCTGCGGAGCCGCCTGCAGTCCCGCCTGGCCCTGCACAAGCAGTTTGCATCCCTCG AGCACGGCGTTGTGCCCGTGTCCAGCGAGTGCCAGCAGCTCTTCCCGACCAAAATCGTCTCACGCCTGGTGAAGTGGACTGCCATTCCCTATGAGGATTATGCT gAGCTGCCCTACACTAAGGATGTGATAGAGGCCGGCTTGGCTGAAGACACCCACCTCTACTACATGGCCCTGATAGAGAGGGGAACAG ccaAGCTCCAGGCGGCCGTGGTGCTGAATCCCGGCTATTCCACGCTGCCTCCCGTCTTCAGCCTGTGCCTGAACTGGAAGGGAGAGCGGAACAGCAGCAACGACGACAACATCCGG GCCATGGAGAGCGAGGTCAATGTCTACTACAAGGAGCTGTGGGGGCCCAAACCCGGCTACCAGCTGCTCACCAACCAGCTGCAGCGCCTGTGCATGGTGCTGGACGTGTACCTGGAGACAGAGCCCCACGATCCCAGCGTGGAGGGGCCCAAGGAATTCCCCCAGGAGAAGATGTGTCTGCGCCTGGTCag GGGTCCCCTGCGCCTGAAACCCTTCAAGTTCAACTATCCCCAGGGGTTCTTCAGCCACCgctga
- the THOC5 gene encoding THO complex subunit 5 homolog isoform X3, with protein MSSESSKKRKPKATQTLLWRVSTKLEDPSGICMVPSNPPDVRYYSEESEVDLRDPIKDYELYRETCQELQRLMAEIQELKSRGIKENASEIDERRVQSCVHFMTLKKLNRLAHIRLKKGRDQTHEAKQKVDAYHLQLQNLLYEVMHLQKEITKCLEFKSKHEEIELVSLEEFYKEAPPEISRPAITLSEPHQQTLARLDWELEQRKRLAEKYKECLTSKEKILKEIEVKKEYLSSLQPRLNSIMQASLPVQEYLFMPFDQAHKQYETARHLPPPLYVLFVQASAYGQACDKKLVVAIEGSVEEAKALYKPPEDSQDDESDSDAEEEQTTKRRRPTLGVQLDDKRKEMLKRHPLSVTLDLKCKDENVLHLTFYYLMNLNVMTVKAKVTTAVEMTTAISAGDLLSPDSLLNCLYPGDHGRKTPNPANQFQFDKVGILTLSDYVTELGHPYVWVQKLGGLHFPKEQPQHTVAADNSLSASHMELTVKLLRSRLQSRLALHKQFASLEHGVVPVSSECQQLFPTKIVSRLVKWTAIPYEDYAELPYTKDVIEAGLAEDTHLYYMALIERGTAKLQAAVVLNPGYSTLPPVFSLCLNWKGERNSSNDDNIRAMESEVNVYYKELWGPKPGYQLLTNQLQRLCMVLDVYLETEPHDPSVEGPKEFPQEKMCLRLVRGPLRLKPFKFNYPQGFFSHR; from the exons ATGTCCTCTGAGTCCAGCAAGAAGAGGAAGCCCAAG GCGACACAAACACTCCTCTGGAGAGTGAGCACAAAGCTGGAAGATCCCTCAGGGATTTGCATGGTGCCTTCAAACCCTCCC GATGTCAGGTACTACAGCGAGGAGAGCGAGGTGGATCTGCGCGACCCCATCAAGGACTACGAGCTCTACAGGGAGACCTGCCAGGAGCTCCAGAGGCTCATGGCAGAGATCCAGGAGCTGAAGAGCCGGGGCATCAAGGAAAAT GCCTCGGAGATCGACGAGCGGCGCGTCCAGAGCTGTGTCCACTTCATGACCCTGAAGAAGCTGAACCGCCTGGCTCACATCCGGCTGAAGAAAGGCAGGGACCAGACCCACGAG GCAAAGCAGAAGGTCGATGCCTatcacctgcagctccagaaCCTGCTCTACGAGGTGATGCACCTGCAGAAAGAGATCACCAAGTGCCTGGAGTTCAA ATCCAAACACGAGGAGATCGAGCTGGTGAGCTTGGAGGAGTTCTACAAAGAGGCCCCCCCTGAAATCAGCCGCCCTGCCATCACCCTGAGTGAGCCCCACCAGCAGACCCTGGCCCGCCTGGactgggagctggagcagcgcaAGAG GCTGGCAGAGAAGTACAAGGAGTGCCTGACCAGCAAGGAGAAGATCCTGAAGGAGATCGAGGTGAAGAAGGAATATCTGAGCAGCTTGCAGCCTCGACTCAACAGCATCATGCAG GCCTCCCTGCCTGTCCAGGAGTACCTGTTCATGCCCTTTGACCAGGCTCACAAGCAGTACGAGACCGCCCGGCACCTCCCGCCGCCTCTCTACGTCCTCTTTGTCCAAGCCAGCGCCTATGGACAGGCCTGTG ATAAGAAGCTTGTGGTGGCCATTGAAGGGAGCGTGGAGGAGGCCAAAGCCCTTTATAAACCACCTGAGGACTCGCAGG ACGATGAGAGCGATTCCGACGCAGAGGAGGAGCAAACCACG AAGCGGCGCAGGCCCACCCTGGGCGTGCAGCTGGACGACAAACGCAAGGAGATGCTGAAGCGACACCCCTTGTCCGTCACCCTCGACCTGAAGTGCAAAg ATGAGAACGTGCTTCACCTGACCTTCTACTACCTGATGAACCTCAATGTCATGACGGTAAAAGCCAAGGTGACCACTGCTGTGGAGATGACCACGGCCATCAGTGCTGG GGACCTGCTCTCCCCAGACTCCCTCCTCAACTGCCTCTATCCTGGGGACCACGGGAGGAAAACGCCCAACCCCGCCAACCAGTTCCAGTTCGATAAAGTGGG CATCCTGACCCTGAGTGACTAcgtgacagagctgggacaccccTACGTGTGGGTGCAGAAGCTGGGCGGCCTGCATTTCCCCAAGGAACAGCCTCAG cacacGGTGGCTGCTGACAATTCCCTGAGTGCCAGCCACATGGAGCTGACGGTGAAGCTGCTGCGGAGCCGCCTGCAGTCCCGCCTGGCCCTGCACAAGCAGTTTGCATCCCTCG AGCACGGCGTTGTGCCCGTGTCCAGCGAGTGCCAGCAGCTCTTCCCGACCAAAATCGTCTCACGCCTGGTGAAGTGGACTGCCATTCCCTATGAGGATTATGCT gAGCTGCCCTACACTAAGGATGTGATAGAGGCCGGCTTGGCTGAAGACACCCACCTCTACTACATGGCCCTGATAGAGAGGGGAACAG ccaAGCTCCAGGCGGCCGTGGTGCTGAATCCCGGCTATTCCACGCTGCCTCCCGTCTTCAGCCTGTGCCTGAACTGGAAGGGAGAGCGGAACAGCAGCAACGACGACAACATCCGG GCCATGGAGAGCGAGGTCAATGTCTACTACAAGGAGCTGTGGGGGCCCAAACCCGGCTACCAGCTGCTCACCAACCAGCTGCAGCGCCTGTGCATGGTGCTGGACGTGTACCTGGAGACAGAGCCCCACGATCCCAGCGTGGAGGGGCCCAAGGAATTCCCCCAGGAGAAGATGTGTCTGCGCCTGGTCag GGGTCCCCTGCGCCTGAAACCCTTCAAGTTCAACTATCCCCAGGGGTTCTTCAGCCACCgctga
- the NIPSNAP1 gene encoding protein NipSnap homolog 1: MAAGARGGSAALRRLRGGGAGAAPRGARGYSRDAEGSWFRSLFVHKVDPRKDAHSNLLSKKETSNLYKIQFHNVKPECLEAYNKLTEEVLPKLHSDPDYPCDLVGNWNTWYGEQDQAVHLWRFSGGYPALMDCMNKLRQNKEYLDFRKERSRMLLSRRNQLLLEFSFWNEPRPRQGPNIYELRSYKLKPGTMIEWGNNWARAIKYRQENQEAVGGFFSQIGELYVVHHLWAYRDLQSREETRNAAWRKRGWDENVYYTVPLIRTMESRIMIPLKISPLQ; encoded by the exons ATGGCGGCGGGAGCgcgcggcgggagcgcggcgctgcggcggctgcggggcgggggcgcgggtgcggccccgcggggcgcgCG GGGGTACTCCAGGGATGCCGAGGGCAGCTGGTTCCGCTCCCTCTTCGTGCACAAGGTGGATCCCCGCAAGGACGCACATTCCAACCTCCTCTCCAAGAAGGAGACCAGCAACCTCTACAAGATCCAGT ttcaCAATGTGAAGCCGGAGTGCCTGGAAGCCTACAACAAGCTGAC AGAAGAGGTGCTGCCCAAGCTCCACTCGGACCCCGACTACCCCTGTGACCTGGTGGGCAACTGGAACACGTGGTACGGCGAGCAGGACCAGGCAG TGCACCTGTGGCGCTTCTCGGGCGGATACCCGGCGCTCATGGACTGCATGAACAAGCTCAGGCAGAACAAG gagtACCTGGACTTCCGCAAGGAGAGGAGCCGGATGCTGCTGTCCCGCAGGaaccagctgctcctggaattCAGCTTCTGGAATGAGCCCCGGCCACGCCAGGGACCAAACATCTACGAGCTGAGGTCCTACAAGCTGAAG CCAGGGACCATGATCGAGTGGGGCAACAACTG GGCTCGGGCCATCAAGTACCGCCAGGAGAACCAGGAGGCAGTCGGGGGGTTCTTCTCCCAGATCGGGGAGCTCTACGTGGTGCATCACCTCTGGG CCTACAGGGATCTGCAGTCCCGGGAGGAGACGAGGAATGCGGCCTGGAggaagaggggctgggatgagAACGTTTATTACACCG tcCCGCTGATCCGGACCATGGAATCACGGATAATGATTCCCCTGAAGATCTCCCCCCTGCAGTGA